A genomic stretch from Burkholderia pyrrocinia includes:
- a CDS encoding MFS transporter — protein sequence MFKAIDAPAAGAKPRRTPLTREQVKGFWAVYAGWVLDGVDSVIYALVLIPALTELLPASGIAATPANLGMYGSILFALFLIGWGLSFVWGPLADRFGRVRTLAASILIYSVFTGAAAFVHDVWALAACRLIAGIGVGGEWALAGTYVAESWPEDRRKMGAGYLQTGYYFGFFIAACLNYTIGATYGWRAMFLCGLAPALLAVFTVMRVKEPGQWRRHDARDGDAADARRAHPLREIFAPAFLRRTLTSASLVGVAIVGLWAGSVYEASAVSTLAARAGIDHIGAMRLASVGAAILSCATIVGCLVAPWLSERLGRRAALGVYFAGMAGAIVFAFGWAFYQPNGLTAFMVSLAFLGFFGGNFAIFSLWLPEQYPTRVRATAFAFNASVGRFIGAGVNFLLGAAIHGYGSLGVPVAWTAAVFVLGILILPFAVETRHQTLPE from the coding sequence ATGTTCAAGGCGATCGACGCGCCGGCGGCCGGCGCGAAGCCGCGGCGCACGCCGCTCACGCGCGAGCAGGTCAAGGGCTTCTGGGCCGTGTACGCGGGCTGGGTGCTCGACGGCGTGGATTCGGTGATCTACGCGCTCGTGCTGATTCCCGCACTGACCGAACTGCTGCCGGCATCCGGCATCGCGGCGACGCCCGCGAATCTCGGCATGTACGGCTCGATCCTGTTCGCGCTGTTCCTGATCGGCTGGGGGCTGTCGTTCGTCTGGGGGCCGCTCGCCGACCGCTTCGGCCGCGTGCGTACGCTCGCCGCGAGCATCCTGATCTATTCGGTGTTCACCGGCGCGGCCGCGTTCGTGCACGACGTGTGGGCGCTGGCCGCGTGCCGGCTGATCGCCGGGATCGGCGTCGGCGGCGAATGGGCGCTCGCGGGCACCTACGTCGCCGAGAGCTGGCCGGAGGACCGCCGCAAGATGGGCGCCGGCTACCTGCAGACGGGCTACTACTTCGGCTTCTTCATCGCGGCCTGCCTGAACTACACGATCGGTGCGACCTACGGCTGGCGCGCGATGTTCCTGTGCGGGCTCGCTCCCGCGCTGCTCGCGGTGTTCACCGTGATGCGCGTGAAGGAACCGGGGCAGTGGCGCCGGCACGACGCGCGCGACGGCGACGCGGCCGACGCGCGGCGCGCGCATCCGCTGCGCGAGATTTTCGCGCCGGCATTCCTGCGCCGTACGCTGACGAGCGCGAGCCTCGTCGGCGTCGCGATCGTCGGGCTGTGGGCCGGCTCGGTCTACGAGGCGAGCGCGGTCAGTACGCTGGCGGCACGCGCGGGCATCGATCACATCGGCGCGATGCGGCTTGCATCGGTCGGCGCGGCGATCCTGTCGTGCGCGACGATCGTCGGCTGCCTGGTCGCGCCGTGGCTGTCGGAACGGCTCGGCCGCCGCGCGGCGCTCGGCGTGTATTTCGCGGGCATGGCCGGTGCGATCGTGTTCGCGTTCGGCTGGGCGTTCTACCAGCCGAACGGGCTCACGGCGTTCATGGTGTCGCTCGCGTTCCTCGGTTTCTTCGGCGGCAACTTCGCGATTTTCTCGCTGTGGCTGCCCGAGCAGTATCCGACGCGCGTGCGGGCGACCGCGTTCGCGTTCAACGCGTCGGTCGGCCGCTTCATCGGCGCGGGCGTGAACTTCCTGCTCGGCGCCGCGATTCACGGCTACGGTTCGCTCGGCGTGCCGGTCGCATGGACCGCGGCCGTGTTCGTGCTCGGCATCCTGATCCTGCCGTTCGCCGTCGAAACGCGCCATCAGACGCTGCCCGAATGA
- a CDS encoding DUF1439 domain-containing protein produces the protein MTAPRAPGRRRFLAATVGTIGVTLSLAACASTFPFIPDHYTFSRGDVQKAVARKFPYQKTVAQVVDVSLANPAVNLLPDQNRVAVQLDANFASPFLRAPVSGKFTVSGQLAYDAPTRSVVLKAPSVDSLVLDGDAQMYAQQVGAAAGLLATQVLTNYPIYTFKPEQLQFAGVNYEPGTITILTNGIRVAIVEK, from the coding sequence ATGACCGCACCTCGCGCGCCCGGCCGGCGCCGTTTTCTCGCCGCAACCGTCGGCACCATCGGCGTGACGCTGTCGCTCGCCGCGTGCGCGTCGACGTTCCCGTTCATCCCCGATCACTACACGTTCTCGCGCGGCGACGTGCAGAAAGCCGTCGCGCGCAAGTTCCCGTACCAGAAGACGGTCGCGCAGGTCGTCGACGTGTCGCTCGCGAACCCGGCCGTCAACCTGCTGCCCGACCAGAACCGCGTCGCCGTGCAGCTCGACGCGAATTTCGCGAGCCCGTTCCTGCGCGCGCCCGTCAGCGGCAAGTTCACCGTGTCGGGCCAGCTCGCGTACGACGCGCCGACCCGCTCGGTCGTGCTGAAGGCGCCGTCCGTCGACAGCCTCGTGCTCGACGGCGACGCGCAGATGTATGCGCAACAGGTCGGCGCGGCCGCCGGCCTGCTCGCGACGCAGGTATTGACCAACTATCCGATCTACACGTTCAAGCCTGAACAGCTGCAATTTGCCGGAGTGAACTACGAACCCGGTACAATTACGATTCTTACAAACGGCATACGCGTGGCGATCGTCGAAAAATGA
- a CDS encoding rhodanese-like domain-containing protein — MQILTPAMLAEWLGDTARPAPIVLDVREPWEIATAQIAGSMSIPMQQIPARSEELDDEAEIVCVCHHGMRSAQVAMFLESRGFTKLYNLQGGIDAWSRDVDPSVPRY, encoded by the coding sequence ATGCAGATCCTGACGCCCGCAATGCTCGCGGAATGGCTCGGCGATACGGCGCGCCCCGCGCCGATCGTGCTCGACGTGCGCGAGCCTTGGGAAATCGCGACCGCGCAGATCGCCGGCAGCATGTCGATCCCGATGCAGCAGATTCCCGCGCGCAGCGAAGAGCTCGACGACGAAGCGGAAATCGTCTGCGTGTGCCATCACGGGATGCGCAGCGCGCAGGTCGCGATGTTCCTCGAATCGCGCGGCTTCACGAAGCTGTACAACCTGCAAGGCGGGATCGACGCGTGGTCGCGCGACGTCGATCCGTCCGTGCCGCGTTACTGA
- a CDS encoding cupin domain-containing protein, whose translation MSDFITVLRETCPTPVLDATKWKRIGGDPHTVNLNAYVSKDGSKIMGTWICTPGKFEVNYEKWEYCHFLDGYCIITPEGEESVHLKAGDVFVIEPGMKGTWEVVETVRKYFVFA comes from the coding sequence ATGTCCGATTTCATCACCGTTTTGCGCGAAACCTGCCCGACTCCGGTCCTTGACGCGACCAAGTGGAAGCGCATCGGCGGCGATCCGCACACCGTGAACCTCAACGCTTACGTCTCCAAGGACGGCAGCAAGATCATGGGCACCTGGATCTGCACCCCGGGCAAGTTCGAGGTGAACTACGAGAAATGGGAGTACTGCCACTTCCTCGACGGCTACTGCATCATCACGCCGGAAGGCGAGGAGTCGGTGCACCTGAAAGCCGGCGATGTGTTCGTGATTGAACCCGGCATGAAAGGAACCTGGGAAGTGGTGGAGACGGTGCGCAAGTACTTCGTCTTCGCCTGA
- a CDS encoding LysR substrate-binding domain-containing protein codes for MDLRQLRYFVKVVECGNVTHASEALHVAQPAVSQQMRNLERDLGMQLLERSVRGVAPTAAGRTLYQHALELLRQADGTRELLRRDADTPQGRVTVGMPSSTARVLAIPLARAVRDRYPGIMLELIEAPSADLDTLLERARLDLAIVVDAVDTRGIAIHRLLTETLYLITWPGFPVPDDPVPLDTIARMPLVLPSAPNTIRNRVDWAMREARLSYEISFEASSTGLLFAAVMAQLGVTILPWTAAHVEIEERKLKLSTVAHRLFARDLSLCWHDTALVSNAVQKVKAEIVGLFDTLGRRPEWAAGDAGRA; via the coding sequence ATGGACTTGAGGCAGTTGCGCTATTTCGTGAAAGTCGTCGAATGCGGCAACGTCACGCATGCGAGCGAGGCGCTGCATGTCGCGCAGCCCGCGGTGAGCCAGCAGATGCGCAATCTCGAACGGGATCTCGGGATGCAGCTGCTCGAACGGAGCGTGCGCGGCGTCGCGCCGACCGCAGCCGGCCGAACGCTTTACCAGCATGCGCTCGAACTGCTGCGCCAGGCCGACGGCACGCGCGAGCTGCTGCGCCGCGACGCCGATACGCCGCAGGGCCGCGTGACGGTCGGCATGCCGTCGAGCACCGCGCGCGTGCTGGCGATACCGCTCGCACGCGCGGTGCGCGACCGCTATCCGGGCATCATGCTGGAGCTGATCGAGGCGCCGAGCGCCGATCTCGACACGCTGCTCGAACGCGCGCGGCTCGATCTCGCGATCGTCGTCGACGCGGTCGACACGCGCGGCATCGCGATCCACCGGCTGCTGACGGAAACGCTGTACCTGATCACGTGGCCCGGGTTTCCGGTGCCGGACGATCCCGTACCGCTCGATACGATCGCGCGGATGCCGCTCGTGCTGCCGAGCGCGCCGAACACGATCCGCAACCGCGTCGACTGGGCGATGCGCGAGGCCAGGCTGTCGTACGAGATCAGCTTCGAGGCGAGCTCGACCGGGCTGCTGTTCGCGGCCGTGATGGCGCAGCTCGGCGTGACGATCCTGCCGTGGACGGCCGCGCACGTCGAGATCGAGGAACGCAAGCTCAAGCTGTCGACGGTCGCGCACCGGCTGTTCGCGCGCGACCTGTCGCTGTGCTGGCACGATACGGCGCTCGTCAGCAATGCGGTGCAGAAGGTGAAGGCCGAGATCGTCGGGCTGTTCGACACGCTCGGGCGGCGGCCGGAGTGGGCGGCCGGCGATGCCGGCCGCGCGTGA
- the trmB gene encoding tRNA (guanosine(46)-N7)-methyltransferase TrmB — protein sequence MMHDDPNEAGLPPHDDAIPDEAADGADEVNPLHHRRIRSFVTRAGRVSTGQRRALDELGPRFVVPYAPEMPDWNAVFGRSAPRILEIGFGMGASTAEIAANRPDDDFLGVEVHEPGVGALLKLIGEQNLSNIRIIQHDAVEVLEHMLAPESLDGVHIFFPDPWHKARHHKRRLIQPPLVAHLASRLKPGAYIHCATDWQNYAEQMLEVLGAEPTLENTAADYAPRPDYRPVTKFERRGLRLGHGVWDLVFRKRAN from the coding sequence ATGATGCACGACGATCCGAACGAAGCCGGCCTGCCGCCGCACGACGACGCCATTCCCGACGAAGCCGCCGACGGCGCCGACGAAGTCAATCCGCTGCACCACCGCCGCATCCGCAGCTTCGTCACGCGCGCCGGCCGCGTGTCGACCGGCCAGCGCCGCGCGCTCGACGAGCTCGGCCCGCGCTTCGTCGTCCCGTATGCGCCGGAGATGCCCGACTGGAATGCGGTGTTCGGCCGCAGCGCGCCGCGCATCCTCGAGATCGGCTTCGGGATGGGCGCATCGACCGCGGAAATCGCCGCGAACCGCCCCGACGACGACTTCCTCGGCGTCGAAGTGCACGAGCCGGGCGTCGGCGCGCTGCTGAAGCTGATCGGCGAGCAGAACCTGTCGAACATCCGCATCATCCAGCACGACGCGGTCGAAGTGCTCGAGCACATGCTCGCGCCGGAAAGCCTCGACGGCGTGCATATCTTCTTCCCCGATCCGTGGCACAAGGCGCGCCACCACAAGCGCCGGCTGATCCAGCCGCCGCTCGTCGCGCATCTCGCGTCGCGCCTGAAGCCCGGTGCGTACATTCACTGCGCGACCGACTGGCAGAACTACGCGGAACAGATGCTGGAAGTGCTCGGCGCAGAACCGACGCTCGAAAACACGGCTGCCGACTACGCGCCGCGCCCCGACTATCGCCCGGTGACGAAGTTCGAACGGCGCGGGCTGCGGCTCGGCCACGGCGTGTGGGACCTGGTGTTCCGCAAGCGCGCAAACTAA
- a CDS encoding protein-L-isoaspartate O-methyltransferase family protein: MNIENARFNMIEQQIRPWDVLDLDVLGLLSIVKRENYVQPEYRDLAFADLELPLPGGTSKMLFPRVEARVLQELTVKKHENVLLIGAGSGYLAALFAHRAQHVTAVEIDPAIAKFAEDNLRNDGVTNAEVVLGDGSRGWAGKAPYDVICVAGGLPVVPQEMLEQLKVGGRLSAFVGGRPVMKAQIITRIDDKQYRVADVFETYIDHLVNAIEPSRFKF, translated from the coding sequence ATGAATATCGAAAACGCGCGTTTCAACATGATCGAACAGCAGATCCGTCCGTGGGACGTGCTGGATCTGGACGTCCTGGGCCTGCTGTCGATCGTCAAGCGTGAAAACTACGTTCAACCCGAATACCGCGATCTCGCGTTCGCCGATCTCGAACTGCCGCTGCCCGGCGGCACCAGCAAGATGCTGTTCCCGCGCGTCGAAGCGCGTGTGCTGCAGGAGCTGACGGTCAAGAAGCACGAGAACGTGCTGCTGATCGGCGCGGGCTCGGGCTACCTGGCCGCGCTGTTCGCGCATCGCGCGCAGCACGTGACGGCCGTCGAGATCGATCCGGCGATCGCGAAGTTCGCGGAAGACAACCTCCGCAACGACGGCGTGACCAACGCGGAAGTCGTGCTCGGCGACGGTTCGCGCGGCTGGGCCGGCAAGGCGCCGTACGACGTGATCTGCGTCGCGGGCGGCTTGCCCGTCGTGCCGCAGGAAATGCTCGAACAGCTGAAGGTCGGCGGCCGCCTGTCGGCATTCGTCGGCGGCCGTCCGGTGATGAAGGCGCAGATCATCACGCGCATCGACGACAAGCAGTACCGCGTCGCCGACGTGTTCGAAACCTACATCGACCACCTCGTCAACGCGATCGAGCCGTCGCGCTTCAAGTTCTGA
- a CDS encoding YkgJ family cysteine cluster protein — MPVRPAPADVPPPHACREGCGACCIAPSISSPIPGMPDGKPAGVRCVQLGDDLRCRIFGRPERPACCSGLQPSADMCGASRDDALAWLTRLEAATQPTPRGGMVGR; from the coding sequence ATGCCTGTCCGCCCGGCACCCGCCGATGTCCCGCCGCCGCACGCGTGCCGCGAGGGCTGCGGCGCGTGCTGCATCGCGCCGTCGATTTCCAGCCCGATTCCGGGCATGCCCGACGGCAAGCCGGCTGGCGTGCGCTGCGTGCAGCTCGGCGACGACCTGCGCTGCCGGATCTTCGGCCGGCCCGAGCGCCCTGCGTGCTGCTCGGGGCTGCAGCCGTCCGCCGACATGTGCGGCGCATCGCGCGACGACGCGCTCGCGTGGCTTACGCGCCTCGAGGCGGCGACGCAGCCGACGCCGCGTGGCGGCATGGTGGGGCGGTAG
- a CDS encoding enolase C-terminal domain-like protein has protein sequence MRITAIHEQAIPVSRYADPSIPSGGLTTSVVAVVTDVVRDGRPVTGYGYASVGRFAQGGLIRERFAPRLLAAADTLADEAGTNLDPFHAWRAMMAGEKPGGHGERCVAVGTLDMAIWDAAAKIANLPLHRFLADRLERVAASRVRVYAGGGYRYPHDDLARLSDEMRRIADLGYTHAKIKIGGADLDQDRRRIEAAAAQLAGSSHLAVDAMNTYDAATVQAAATMLAPFGLWWFEDICDPHDLPLQADLAARYSPPIAAGEALFSLAEAKLLDRYGGLRSDRDVLVFDPVHCYGLPGYLQIVDHFVSRGWRRDAFWPHGGHLFSLHVVAALGLGGAEVNPFAFHPFSGLADGETVDAGYAHVPQAPGVGFELHAGAHDAFRKLSCR, from the coding sequence ATGCGCATCACTGCCATCCATGAGCAAGCGATCCCCGTCTCCCGTTACGCCGACCCGTCCATTCCATCCGGCGGCTTGACGACGAGTGTCGTCGCGGTCGTCACCGACGTCGTGCGCGACGGCCGCCCGGTGACAGGATACGGCTACGCATCGGTCGGTCGTTTCGCGCAGGGCGGCCTGATCCGCGAACGGTTCGCGCCGCGCCTGCTGGCCGCCGCCGACACGCTTGCCGACGAAGCCGGCACCAACCTCGACCCGTTCCACGCATGGCGCGCGATGATGGCCGGCGAAAAACCCGGCGGGCACGGCGAACGATGCGTCGCAGTCGGCACGCTCGACATGGCGATCTGGGACGCCGCCGCGAAGATCGCCAACCTGCCGCTCCATCGCTTTCTCGCCGACCGGCTTGAACGCGTCGCGGCATCACGCGTACGCGTGTACGCGGGCGGCGGGTACCGCTATCCGCATGACGATCTCGCACGCCTGTCGGACGAGATGCGCCGCATCGCCGATCTCGGCTACACGCATGCGAAGATCAAGATCGGCGGCGCGGATCTCGATCAGGACCGACGACGCATCGAAGCCGCCGCTGCCCAACTCGCCGGCAGCTCGCATCTCGCGGTCGACGCGATGAACACGTACGACGCAGCGACCGTGCAAGCGGCCGCGACGATGCTCGCGCCGTTCGGCCTCTGGTGGTTCGAGGACATCTGCGACCCGCACGATCTGCCGCTCCAAGCAGACCTCGCCGCGCGATACTCACCGCCGATCGCAGCAGGCGAAGCACTGTTCTCGCTCGCGGAAGCGAAGCTGCTCGACCGCTACGGCGGCCTGCGCAGCGATCGCGACGTGCTGGTGTTCGACCCGGTGCATTGCTACGGGCTGCCGGGCTATCTGCAGATCGTCGACCACTTCGTTTCGCGCGGCTGGCGGCGCGACGCGTTCTGGCCGCACGGCGGCCACCTGTTCTCGCTGCACGTCGTTGCCGCGCTCGGGCTCGGCGGCGCGGAAGTCAATCCGTTCGCGTTCCATCCGTTCAGCGGACTCGCCGATGGCGAAACCGTCGACGCAGGCTACGCACACGTGCCGCAGGCACCCGGCGTCGGCTTCGAGCTGCATGCCGGCGCGCACGACGCGTTTCGCAAGCTATCGTGCCGCTGA
- the hemN gene encoding oxygen-independent coproporphyrinogen III oxidase — MSSGSADIMFRPDLLTKYGANGPRYTSYPTALQFRDDFDPADYVRAAGDPGASSSELSLYFHIPFCNTACFYCGCNKIATNNRRRARPYLDQLKREMALQAALFDPARPVTQLHWGGGTPTFLSDDETAELMAATREYFALAPDADAEFSIEIDPRTVTPATLVHLRTIGFNRLSLGVQDFDPVVQQAINRIQPLAMTADLLAAARATGFHSVSVDLIYGLPHQTVAVFARTLETIIELAPDRLSVFGYAHMPHLFKMQRQIDDATLPPPETRIALLGLAIDMLTSAGYVYIGMDHFARPSDELVRAQQNGTLQRNFQGYSTRADTDLVGFGVSSIGKVGDVYAQNAKDLPAYGAALDAGRLPIVRGVRLTPDDRLRRDVITQLMCNLDLPFSHVEAAHGIRFADHFARELDALRPFERDGLLTIARDRLTIHPAGRMVVRNIAMAFDAYLGQTSQQRYSRTV; from the coding sequence ATGAGTTCCGGTTCTGCCGACATAATGTTCCGTCCCGATTTGCTCACGAAATACGGCGCGAACGGGCCGCGCTATACGTCGTACCCCACCGCGCTGCAGTTCCGCGACGATTTCGATCCGGCCGACTACGTGCGCGCGGCCGGCGACCCCGGCGCGTCGTCGAGCGAGCTGTCGCTGTATTTCCACATCCCGTTCTGCAACACCGCGTGCTTCTACTGCGGCTGCAACAAGATCGCGACCAACAACCGCCGCCGCGCGCGCCCGTATCTCGACCAGCTCAAGCGCGAGATGGCGCTGCAGGCCGCGCTGTTCGATCCGGCCCGCCCAGTCACGCAGCTGCACTGGGGCGGCGGCACGCCGACCTTTCTTTCCGACGACGAAACGGCCGAGCTGATGGCGGCCACCCGCGAGTACTTCGCGCTCGCGCCGGACGCCGACGCCGAGTTCTCGATCGAGATCGACCCGCGCACGGTCACGCCCGCGACGCTCGTGCACCTGCGCACGATCGGCTTCAACCGGCTGAGCCTCGGCGTGCAGGATTTCGATCCGGTCGTGCAGCAGGCGATCAACCGCATCCAGCCGCTCGCGATGACGGCCGACCTGCTCGCTGCCGCGCGCGCGACGGGCTTCCATTCGGTCAGCGTCGACCTGATCTACGGGCTGCCGCACCAGACGGTCGCCGTGTTCGCGCGAACGCTCGAGACGATCATCGAACTCGCGCCCGACCGGCTGTCGGTGTTCGGCTACGCGCACATGCCGCACCTGTTCAAGATGCAGCGGCAGATCGACGATGCGACGCTGCCGCCGCCCGAAACGCGCATCGCGCTGCTCGGCCTCGCGATCGACATGCTGACGTCGGCCGGCTACGTGTACATCGGGATGGACCACTTCGCGCGGCCGTCCGACGAACTCGTGCGAGCACAACAGAACGGCACGCTGCAGCGCAATTTCCAGGGCTACAGCACGCGCGCGGATACCGACCTCGTCGGTTTCGGCGTGTCGTCGATCGGCAAGGTCGGCGACGTCTACGCGCAGAACGCGAAGGACCTGCCCGCGTACGGCGCCGCGCTCGACGCGGGCCGGCTGCCGATCGTGCGCGGCGTGCGGCTCACGCCCGACGACCGGCTGCGCCGCGACGTGATCACGCAACTGATGTGCAACCTCGACCTGCCGTTCTCGCATGTCGAGGCCGCGCACGGCATCCGCTTCGCCGATCATTTCGCGCGCGAGCTCGACGCGCTGCGCCCGTTCGAGCGCGACGGGCTGCTGACGATCGCGCGCGACCGCCTGACGATCCATCCGGCCGGCCGGATGGTCGTGCGCAACATCGCGATGGCGTTCGACGCGTATCTCGGGCAGACGTCTCAACAGCGCTACTCGCGCACGGTCTAG
- a CDS encoding undecaprenyl-diphosphate phosphatase codes for MDWILICKALILGVVEGLTEFLPVSSTGHLIVAGSFLNFNDSHAKTFDVVIQFGAILAVCWEYRQRIASIVSGLPSRPDARRFTLNVVIATIPAIALGLLFEKKIKAVLFSPVPVAFALVVGGAIILWAEARQRERGEPPRVMSVDALTPLDALKVGIAQCFALIPGMSRSGSTIIGGMLFGLDRRVATEFSFFLAIPIIFGATLYETVKDWQAFTVDSLGLFALGLVAAFVSAFVCVRWLLRYVATHDFTVFAWYRIAFGLFVLLVGYSGWLNWA; via the coding sequence ATGGACTGGATCCTGATCTGCAAGGCATTGATCCTCGGCGTCGTCGAGGGGCTGACGGAATTCCTGCCGGTGTCGAGCACCGGTCACCTGATCGTCGCGGGCAGCTTCCTGAATTTCAACGATTCGCATGCGAAAACCTTCGACGTCGTGATCCAGTTCGGCGCAATCCTCGCGGTCTGCTGGGAGTACCGGCAACGGATCGCGTCGATCGTGTCCGGGCTGCCGAGCCGGCCCGACGCGCGGCGCTTCACGCTGAACGTCGTGATCGCGACGATTCCCGCGATCGCCCTCGGCCTCCTGTTCGAGAAGAAGATCAAGGCCGTGCTGTTCTCGCCGGTGCCCGTCGCGTTCGCGCTCGTCGTGGGCGGCGCGATCATCCTGTGGGCCGAGGCGCGGCAGCGCGAGCGCGGCGAACCGCCGCGCGTGATGTCGGTCGATGCACTGACGCCGCTCGATGCGCTGAAGGTCGGTATCGCGCAGTGCTTCGCGTTGATTCCCGGCATGTCGCGGTCGGGCTCGACGATCATCGGCGGGATGCTGTTCGGCCTCGACCGGCGCGTCGCCACCGAATTCTCGTTCTTCCTCGCGATTCCGATCATCTTCGGCGCGACGCTCTACGAAACCGTCAAGGACTGGCAGGCGTTCACCGTCGATTCGCTCGGCCTGTTCGCACTCGGGCTCGTCGCCGCGTTCGTCAGCGCGTTCGTGTGCGTGCGCTGGCTGCTGCGCTACGTCGCGACGCACGATTTCACGGTGTTCGCGTGGTACCGGATTGCGTTCGGGCTGTTCGTGCTGCTGGTGGGGTACAGCGGCTGGTTGAACTGGGCGTGA
- the urtA gene encoding urea ABC transporter substrate-binding protein, whose protein sequence is MKRRSLLKFGSMAGALALAGKSPFAHAADAGTGPIKVGILHSLSGTMAISETSLKDTALMTIADINKSGGVMGRKLEPVVVDPASNWPLFAEKARQLLTQDKVACVFGCWTSVSRKSVLPVFEELNGLLYYPVQYEGEEMSRNVFYTGAAPNQQAIPAVEYLMSAEGGGAKRFFLLGTDYVYPRTTNKILRAFLKSKGVKDADIQEVYTPFGHSDYQTIVANIKTFSQGGKTTVISTINGDSNVPFYKELGNQGIKATDVPVVAFSVGEEELRGIDTKPLVGHLAAWNYFMSVKNPTNTKFKDQFAAWVKANNLPGGAKRVTNDPMEATYVGIHMWKQAVEKAKSTDVDKVRVAMIGQTVAAPSGFTLAMDGNHHLHKPVMIGEIRGDGQFNVVWKTKTAVRAQPWSPFIAGNQGKPDIVSSIPAFLRRQRAALA, encoded by the coding sequence ATGAAACGTCGCAGTCTGTTGAAGTTCGGTTCGATGGCCGGCGCGCTCGCGCTGGCGGGCAAGAGCCCGTTCGCGCACGCGGCCGATGCGGGCACCGGCCCGATCAAGGTCGGCATCCTGCACTCGCTGTCGGGCACGATGGCGATCTCGGAGACGTCGCTGAAGGACACCGCGCTGATGACGATCGCCGACATCAACAAGAGCGGCGGCGTGATGGGTCGCAAGCTCGAGCCCGTGGTGGTCGATCCCGCGTCGAACTGGCCGCTGTTCGCCGAGAAGGCGCGCCAGCTGCTCACGCAGGACAAGGTCGCGTGCGTGTTCGGCTGCTGGACCTCGGTGTCGCGCAAGTCCGTGCTGCCGGTGTTCGAGGAACTGAACGGGCTGCTCTACTACCCGGTGCAGTACGAAGGCGAGGAAATGTCGCGCAACGTGTTCTACACGGGCGCCGCGCCGAACCAGCAGGCAATTCCGGCCGTCGAGTACCTGATGAGCGCGGAAGGCGGCGGCGCGAAGCGCTTCTTCCTGCTCGGCACCGACTACGTGTATCCGCGCACGACCAACAAGATCCTGCGCGCGTTCCTGAAATCGAAGGGCGTGAAGGATGCCGACATTCAGGAGGTCTACACGCCGTTCGGCCACAGCGATTACCAGACCATCGTCGCGAACATCAAGACCTTCTCGCAGGGCGGCAAGACGACCGTGATCTCGACGATCAACGGCGACTCGAACGTGCCGTTCTACAAGGAGCTCGGCAACCAGGGCATCAAGGCGACCGACGTGCCGGTCGTCGCGTTCTCGGTCGGCGAGGAGGAACTGCGCGGGATCGACACGAAGCCGCTCGTCGGCCATCTCGCCGCGTGGAACTACTTCATGTCGGTGAAGAACCCGACCAACACCAAGTTCAAGGACCAGTTCGCCGCCTGGGTGAAGGCGAACAACCTGCCGGGCGGCGCGAAGCGCGTGACCAACGACCCGATGGAAGCGACCTACGTGGGCATCCACATGTGGAAGCAGGCCGTCGAGAAGGCGAAGAGCACCGACGTCGACAAGGTGCGCGTCGCGATGATCGGCCAGACCGTCGCCGCGCCGTCGGGCTTCACGCTCGCGATGGACGGCAACCATCACCTGCACAAGCCGGTGATGATCGGCGAGATCCGCGGCGACGGGCAGTTCAACGTCGTGTGGAAGACGAAGACCGCGGTGCGCGCGCAGCCGTGGAGCCCGTTCATCGCAGGCAACCAGGGCAAGCCGGACATCGTCTCGTCGATCCCCGCGTTCCTGCGCCGGCAGCGCGCGGCGCTGGCCTGA